The sequence below is a genomic window from Lolium perenne isolate Kyuss_39 chromosome 4, Kyuss_2.0, whole genome shotgun sequence.
ttgtcccgagtgggccgagcagcatagggaggcatgggaggagctgattagggcgaggtggctcaggcaggacgaggagtttgcagccgtgtcgaggcgtaacatggagaaccgaggcaccggtggcacacactgcgcgggaaaccgcgactacacccgcttcaaggggaaaaaggtatgtatatacatggaacgaccttcattcatttcccgccatgtctcatttgtggtacgcttaacttttcttttcgcgatgcaggtggccgaggcaccacctggggtggtgcttcatgatgcccagatatatgacatgatgcggacgaagcagaagcccaatcccgcattgcctcagccacagtactacggcaatgccaaggccgccaaggaggactactgcgacatggtcaagtctcgtcaccccgaggtggatgaccccttgagcattccggtcgacgaggagtcgttggtcctgtcggggcacgggcgtccgcatggccgtttcccttggctgaataaggcggtcaagcctacccactccacgagctacacgcgtctcaagcataccctcaccgccgacagcccccagcctcgtccacggcctgctcgtccacccgcctacgatgtaagttttcctcattttcatcctctttccggttttccttcctacatggctaagtgtttacgagattcattgtttctgaaattgtagcctgacttcgaggcggccttcgaagcctgcaatgaagcgtatcagcaggccgctgcccagtggaataGGCAGAATACGGCCTATATGACGTATATATCAGTAAGTCTGAATCTTTCTTCTCGcgcaagtagatgacaagtctcagtttgatgctttatttctgcaaagcctaacttgtaacctatcttgcaggaaatgatgatctctatgtctactggtacaccgccaccggctcgagttaccgtggcgggggacatgcctatcatgccatcgaaggcagctttcgctgcgacttactacggatccacaccggaggtaagttctttgccaaaccggtagttaccactttcctttgcctcgcaagttgctaacatgtagggaacacgtagggaacgggatggtccgggaaccaggcatcgccgggtgggcgcgaggtcacaccggttcatgaaggtggtcggtctcctgggcgttctgctggtgcctctccgtcgactactcctgggactactcccggtgcctctccgtcgacttctcctgggcatgctaccggtccttctccaggtggttcttctgcagcttctaccggagcgaaaccccgggctgctcgtttcgccaacgatgtgggcggacacaccccgcccgggtccttcctccgctagtcggcaccgggcttcttgcttgccatcatgtgctacctactactatgtattggatgacatggcactctcctcttgtatgctattacatgcaccatgtatgctactatgtggatttcatgctatttatgtgaattatggtgaTTTTGGATGTATTTGGATGCTACTATGTGGATTTCatgctatttatgtgaattatggtgaATTTGGATGAATTTGGATGTATTTGGATGTATTTGGATGTATTGGACCTGCTGAACTGAATTTAGATGAATTGGAACCCAATTTAAATCGAAAAAACCAAATGGTAGGGCATACGCCGAgggcaatgccgtcggcatagggCCCTGGCATGACCATATGGTCGAGCCTATGCCGAGGGCATTGCCGTCGGCATAGGCCACCTCACCTGGCCGCACCTCGTCGCTCCACGTGGCCTGCATGGGCCATGCATAtgccgagggggttgccctcggcgtagctcctGGCTACGGCCCGCCACGCTGCGCCACGTCGCCTCTGGTGGCTCTCTATGCCGAGGGGGATGCCCTCGGCGTATGGCATCGCGCCGTTAACGGCGACGGCACGCCGGCGAGCTTACGCCGACGGTGCGTACGCCGACGGTGAGCATGGTCCTCAGCGTAGGTGGTGTACGCCGACGGCCATGCCTACGCCGACGGTGGACACGTCTGTGCCGAGGGACCCAGACGCCGACGacgtacgccgagggctgccgtcggcgtagcctacgccgagggcaaggcatggctacgccgagggcagccggccgtcggcgtacCCGCCGATTCCTGTAGTGTCGTCGTGTCAGCGACGTCGAAAATCCCTACTCCAGCTGTCTTTCGTTACGAGAAAGGCTGGGCACTCGATGCTGGGTTTTGCTCCCTGCTTGGCCATGTTTGGGGCCGCCGCTGCAACCAGCTCACTGACCCTGCTGCTCGTCTGGCCAAGAAACTCAAGTGGGTTCGGGCGGAATCAAAGAAATGGGCGCGTTCGCGGAAGAAACCCGATGAAGTCATCGCTGCTTGTCGTGCGGCCATccaactcctggatcggctcgaGGAGTGCCGCTGGCTATCGGCAGCTGAAGCGCTGTTGCGTTCTCTGATCAAGGAACAGCTCTCGCGTCATTTGAAGTCCAAGTCCCTCTACTGGCGCCAGCGATACTCCATCCGGTACTGCCGGCTGGGGGATGAAAACACTCGTTTTTTCCATGCATGTGCCTCCGCTCGCCTCCGCAAAAACTCCATCCGCGTCCTCCACGACCGCGGTGCGCCTGTCTACACCCATCATCAAAAAGAAGCCGTCCTCACTGGGTACTACTCCTCGCTCATGGGCTCGCGCGTCCAGACATCCTTCGACTTCAACGTCGAGTCCATGTACACGCCCATGCCCGCATTGGCAGCGCTGGAGCTGCCTTTCTCCATTGAGGAAGCGCATGCAG
It includes:
- the LOC139830891 gene encoding uncharacterized protein, with translation MSVCPEWAEQHREAWEELIRARWLRQDEEFAAVSRRNMENRGTGGTHCAGNRDYTRFKGKKVAEAPPGVVLHDAQIYDMMRTKQKPNPALPQPQYYGNAKAAKEDYCDMVKSRHPEVDDPLSIPVDEESLVLSGHGRPHGRFPWLNKAVKPTHSTSYTRLKHTLTADSPQPRPRPARPPAYDPDFEAAFEACNEAYQQAAAQWNRQNTAYMTYISEMMISMSTGTPPPARVTVAGDMPIMPSKAAFAATYYGSTPEGTGWSGNQASPGGREVTPVHEGGRSPGRSAGASPSTTPGTTPGASPSTSPGHATGPSPGGSSAASTGAKPRAARFANDVGGHTPPGSFLR